A window of the Brassica napus cultivar Da-Ae chromosome C5, Da-Ae, whole genome shotgun sequence genome harbors these coding sequences:
- the LOC106352510 gene encoding uncharacterized protein PF3D7_1120000-like, with amino-acid sequence MWTTVIKRVKIQKPMKDKHKRKRNNNNRMTLKSMQMWTSVLKKDGEVNEDASKKSVKGTKKRGRGTKGMKKGVTPPREVQQQVEDDAEVDVSAKEIENPETNEGMKKGVTPPREVQQQVEDDAEVDVGAKEIENQETNEDGEINEDASKKPVKGTKKCGRGTKGMKKGVIPPREVQQHVEDDAEVDVGGKEIENPETNEGMKKCVTPPREVQQQVEDDAEVDVGAKEIENPETNEGMKKGVTAPREVQQQVKDDAEVDAKESENPKTNEDEEVNEDASKKHVKFTKKRGRVTKEPNIDTSNQKDKRNKKIQLLMR; translated from the exons ATGTGGACGACGGTGATAAAGAGAGTGAAAATTCAGAAACCAATGAA GGACAAACACAAGAGGAAGAGGAACAACAACAATAGGATGACACTGAAGTCAATGCAGATGTGGACGTCGGTGTTGAAGAAA GATGGAGAAGTAAATGAGGATGCATCTAAAAAGTCCGTGAAGGGTACAAAGAAACGTGGAAGAGGAACTAAG GGAATGAAGAAAGGTGTAACACCCCCACGTGAAGTACAACAACAAGTAGAAGATGATGCAGAAGTGGACGTCAGTGCTAAAGAAATTGAAAATCCAGAAACCAATGAA GGAATGAAAAAAGGTGTAACACCCCCACGTGAAGTACAACAACAAGTAGAAGATGATGCAGAAGTGGACGTCGGTGCTAAAGAAATTGAAAATCAAGAAACCAATGAA GATGGAGAAATAAATGAGGATGCATCTAAAAAGCCCGTGAAGGGTACAAAGAAATGTGGAAGAGGAACTAAG GGAATGAAGAAAGGTGTAATACCCCCACGTGAAGTACAACAACATGTAGAAGATGATGCAGAAGTGGACGTCGGTGGTAAAGAAATTGAAAATCCAGAAACCAATGAA GGAATGAAGAAATGTGTAACACCCCCACGTGAAGTACAACAACAAGTAGAAGATGATGCAGAAGTGGACGTCGGTGCTAAAGAAATTGAAAATCCAGAAACCAATGAA GGAATGAAGAAAGGTGTAACAGCCCCACGTGAAGTACAACAACAAGTAAAAGATGATGCAGAAGTCGATGCTAAAGAAAGtgaaaatccaaaaaccaatgaa gatgaagaagtgaATGAGGATGCATCTAAAAAGCACGTGAAGTTTACAAAGAAACGTGGAAGAGTAACTAAG GAACCTAACATTGACACCTCCaatcaaaaagacaaaagaaacaagaagattCAGCTGCTGATGCGATAG
- the LOC106383606 gene encoding uncharacterized protein LOC106383606 translates to MVSNHYEGGKIGLKPKQIMEKARKDHGVVISYSKAWRSQEHGQDIARGTPDDSYEALPSWFHMIKEKNPGSVTFIEVDSVGKFKYAFLSLGPSIRGFKLMRKVLSVDGAHLKAKYKGTLLAATTQDGNFHLYPIAFAIVDSENDASWSWFMKCLKTIIPDEEDLVFVSDRATSIENALLQHYPFAHHGICVFHFEKNVQDNFKSSTLVPLVVEAVYAYTKDDFDCYFHEIEASDIVLADYLRKADFRKWSRAYSPANRFNIMTSNLAESINSLLKVSREYPIVCLFDTIRMVMTRWFTERREQGVRHMHLVTFDVGNKMKELYDFTSRFLEVSKINDS, encoded by the coding sequence ATGGTCAGCAATCATTATGAAGGAGGAAAGATTGGGCTGAAACCTAAACAGATCATGGAAAAAGCTAGAAAAGATCATGGTGTTGTGATTTCATATTCAAAGGCTTGGAGGTCTCAAGAGCACGGCCAAGATATAGCTAGGGGTACTCCTGATGACAGTTATGAAGCTTTGCCCAGCTGGTTTCAcatgataaaagaaaagaatccaGGTTCTGTGACTTTTATCGAAGTTGATTCTGTTGGGAAATTCAAATACGCATTTTTGTCGCTTGGTCCATCTATCAGAGGGTTTAAGTTGATGAGGAAGGTACTTTCTGTTGATGGTGCCCATCTGAAAGCAAAGTATAAAGGGACTCTACTTGCTGCCACAACACAAGATGGTAATTTTCACTTGTATCCTATAGCTTTTGCTATAGTTGATTCTGAGAATGATGCCTCATGGAGTTGGTTTATGAAATGTCTGAAAACCATCATTCCTGATGAAGAGGATTTGGTTTTTGTCTCTGATCGTGCAACCTCTATTGAAAATGCTCTTTTACAACATTATCCGTTTGCTCACCATGGAATCTGCGTCTTTCACTTTGAAAAGAATGTCCAGGACAATTTCAAGAGTTCAACACTTGTCCCTTTGGTTGTTGAAGCTGTTTATGCCTACACCAAGGATGATTTTGATTGCTATTTTCATGAGATTGAGGCGTCCGACATTGTATTAGCAGATTATCTTCGTAAAGCAGACTTCAGAAAGTGGTCCCGAGCTTATTCTCCTGCTAATCGCTTCAACATCATGACGTCAAACTTGGCCGAATCTATAAATTCTTTGCTGAAAGTGAGTCGTGAGTATCCAATAGTCTGTCTTTTTGACACTATTAGGATGGTAATGACTAGGTGGTTCACTGAACGACGTGAGCAAGGAGTTCGTCACATGCACCTTGTCACGTTCGATGTGGGGAACAAGATGAAAGAGCTATATGATTTTACATCTCGCTTTCTCGAAGTTTCCAAAATCAATGATTCATAG